In a single window of the Candidatus Methylomirabilota bacterium genome:
- a CDS encoding restriction endonuclease subunit R, translating into MPAPTEHKTVQARILGYAQEIGWTYVPRAEAEARRGFDPDGATPEDRARTASLYFGDLLHAQVRAFNPKYKEAEGALIGEFQRLNTDIAGNRDLLSYLRNQGKFFCAEESRELDLTLIDYGDLARPREQWRNAYEVTEEFYVHNGRYGTREDVVFLINGIPVLVIECKNASKDEALALAVDQLRRYHDETPEVMVPEMIFTATEAIGFAYGVTWNTVRRNIFNWKHTEAGNLEAKVKSFCAVPQVLRLLKDFILFVEKDEELHKFILMQHQMGGTDKVVARTLDPQRTRGLVWHTQGSGKTYTMIKAAEILFKAPEAEKPTILFMIDRNELEDQMLKNLASVGLGNVTHADSIAKLNRLLRDDYRGIIVTMIHKFRDMPANLNLRENIYVLIDEAHRTTGGDLGNFLMAGLPNATFIGFTGTPVDKTAYGKGTFKTFGCEDDKGYLHKYSIAESIDDRTTLPLYYQLAPNDMLVPHAIMEKEFLALAETEGIADIEELNRILERAVNLKNFLKGKERVKQVARMVADHFRDNIEPLGYKAFLVAVDREACAFYKEALDAMLPPNYSEIVFTGNHNDPPHLKKWHLDPKRERQIRKDFMKVDEWPKILIVTEKLLTGFDAPILYAMYLDKPMRDHTLLQAIARVNRPYENEAEEMVKPHGFVLDFVGIFDKLEKALAFDSDEINAIVKDLGLLKHLFKAKMETKAPAYLTLVTQNFNDKDVDNLIEHFRDKERRKEFFKEYKEIEMLYEIISPDAFLRPFIEHYATLSGIYEVVRNAYARRVYVDRGFQKKTNELVQRRIGAAVSDRVSKYVMLDADAIDTIKNREDGQATKIINLVKAIARTAEEQSDDPFLVALSERAKAVQESFEDRQTSTAAALAELLQEIEKNEQRKKDQAARGLDGLTYFVLCKLTDDGIQNPESVSKKVRAAFATFPNWQRSEAELREVRKQVTFAIFAEEDDMAKVTATVDALFILLHKSFRP; encoded by the coding sequence ATGCCCGCACCCACGGAACACAAAACCGTTCAGGCCCGTATCCTCGGTTATGCGCAGGAGATCGGCTGGACCTACGTGCCCCGCGCCGAAGCCGAGGCGCGGCGGGGTTTTGATCCCGATGGCGCGACGCCAGAGGACCGTGCGCGGACGGCATCGCTGTATTTCGGCGATCTGCTCCACGCTCAGGTGCGCGCGTTCAATCCGAAATACAAAGAAGCCGAGGGCGCGCTGATCGGCGAGTTCCAGCGGCTCAATACGGATATCGCCGGCAACCGCGACCTCCTCAGCTACCTGCGCAACCAGGGCAAATTCTTCTGCGCCGAGGAGAGCCGGGAACTGGACCTGACGCTGATCGATTACGGCGACCTCGCCCGCCCGCGCGAGCAGTGGCGCAACGCGTATGAAGTGACGGAGGAGTTTTACGTCCACAACGGCCGCTACGGGACGCGGGAGGACGTGGTGTTCCTCATCAACGGCATCCCGGTGCTGGTGATCGAGTGCAAGAATGCGAGCAAGGACGAGGCGCTCGCGCTCGCGGTGGACCAACTCCGCCGTTACCACGACGAGACGCCGGAGGTGATGGTACCCGAGATGATCTTCACCGCCACGGAAGCGATCGGGTTCGCCTACGGGGTGACGTGGAACACGGTACGGCGAAACATTTTCAACTGGAAGCACACGGAGGCGGGCAATCTCGAAGCCAAGGTGAAAAGCTTTTGCGCTGTGCCGCAGGTGCTGCGCCTGCTCAAGGATTTCATCCTGTTCGTGGAGAAAGACGAGGAGCTGCACAAGTTCATCCTGATGCAGCATCAGATGGGGGGAACTGACAAGGTGGTGGCGCGGACGCTCGATCCGCAGCGCACGCGCGGGCTGGTCTGGCACACGCAGGGCAGTGGCAAGACGTACACGATGATCAAGGCGGCGGAGATACTCTTCAAAGCGCCGGAGGCCGAGAAGCCGACCATCCTCTTCATGATCGACCGCAACGAGTTGGAAGATCAGATGCTCAAGAATCTTGCGTCGGTGGGGCTGGGCAATGTGACGCACGCCGACAGCATCGCAAAGTTGAACCGGCTGCTGCGGGACGATTACCGGGGCATCATCGTGACAATGATCCACAAGTTCCGCGATATGCCCGCGAACCTGAACCTGCGGGAGAACATCTACGTGCTTATTGACGAGGCACACCGGACGACGGGCGGCGACCTGGGCAACTTCCTGATGGCGGGTCTGCCCAACGCGACCTTCATCGGCTTCACCGGCACGCCGGTGGATAAGACGGCCTACGGCAAGGGGACGTTCAAGACGTTCGGCTGCGAGGACGACAAGGGCTACCTGCATAAGTATTCCATCGCTGAGAGCATCGATGACCGCACGACCTTGCCGCTCTATTACCAACTTGCGCCGAACGACATGCTGGTGCCCCACGCGATCATGGAAAAGGAGTTCCTGGCACTGGCCGAGACCGAAGGGATCGCGGACATCGAGGAGCTGAACAGGATTCTCGAACGGGCGGTGAACCTGAAGAATTTCCTCAAGGGCAAGGAGCGGGTGAAGCAGGTGGCGCGGATGGTAGCGGATCACTTTCGCGATAACATCGAACCGCTCGGTTACAAGGCGTTCCTTGTGGCCGTGGACCGCGAGGCCTGCGCGTTCTACAAGGAGGCGCTGGACGCGATGTTGCCGCCGAACTATTCCGAGATCGTCTTCACCGGCAACCACAACGACCCGCCCCACCTGAAGAAGTGGCATCTCGATCCGAAGCGGGAGCGGCAGATTCGCAAGGATTTCATGAAGGTTGACGAATGGCCGAAGATTCTCATCGTCACTGAAAAGCTGCTGACCGGCTTCGACGCGCCGATCCTGTATGCGATGTATCTGGACAAGCCGATGCGCGACCACACGTTGCTCCAGGCCATCGCGCGGGTGAATCGGCCCTATGAGAACGAAGCGGAAGAGATGGTAAAGCCGCACGGGTTCGTCCTCGATTTTGTGGGCATCTTCGACAAGTTGGAGAAGGCGCTGGCCTTTGACAGCGACGAGATCAACGCCATCGTCAAGGATCTGGGACTGCTCAAGCACCTCTTCAAGGCCAAGATGGAGACGAAGGCGCCGGCGTATCTCACGCTGGTGACGCAGAACTTCAACGACAAGGATGTGGACAACCTGATCGAACACTTTCGCGACAAGGAGCGGCGGAAGGAGTTCTTTAAGGAATACAAAGAGATCGAGATGCTCTACGAGATCATCTCGCCAGATGCGTTCCTCCGGCCGTTCATCGAACATTACGCCACGTTGTCCGGCATCTACGAGGTGGTGCGTAACGCGTACGCGCGCCGCGTGTATGTGGACCGCGGTTTCCAGAAGAAAACCAACGAACTGGTGCAGCGTCGCATCGGCGCGGCCGTCAGCGACCGGGTGTCGAAGTACGTCATGCTGGATGCCGATGCGATCGACACCATTAAGAACCGGGAGGATGGACAGGCCACCAAGATCATCAACCTGGTCAAGGCTATTGCGAGGACCGCGGAAGAGCAGAGCGACGATCCGTTCCTCGTGGCGCTTTCGGAGCGCGCCAAAGCGGTGCAGGAAAGCTTCGAGGATCGGCAGACCAGCACTGCTGCCGCCCTCGCCGAACTCTTGCAGGAGATCGAGAAGAATGAGCAGCGGAAGAAGGATCAGGCTGCCAGAGGGCTGGATGGGCTGACCTATTTCGTGCTGTGCAAGCTGACCGATGACGGCATTCAGAACCCTGAGTCGGTGAGCAAGAAGGTGCGCGCGGCGTTCGCAACGTTCCCGAACTGGCAACGGAGCGAGGCGGAGCTGCGAGAGGTGCGCAAACAGGTGACGTTCGCCATCTTCGCCGAAGAGGACGACATGGCCAAGGTGACGGCGACCGTTGACGCGCTCTTCATCCTGCTGCACAAGAGCTTCCGCCCATGA